A region from the uncultured Ilyobacter sp. genome encodes:
- the nifK gene encoding nitrogenase molybdenum-iron protein subunit beta, with product MLDFTPKEITERKALTINPAKTCQPIGAMYASLGIHGCMPHSHGSQGCCSYHRMHLTKHFRDPIPATTSSFTEGASVFGGGSNLKTALKNIFTIYQPEIVAVHTTCLSETIGDDLTTLIQEGKALIPEGKHVIHTNTPSYVGSHITGFSNMVKSIIDYLAEGEGKGANGKINIIPGFVNPGDMKEVKDLLGKMDVPLTMLPDTTGVVDSPNTSKFKMYPDGGTTVEEIKDCGNAKATIALGSFASEAGATGLEKKCGVPSLTLKMPLGVKATDEFLMEVTKLTGKPVSAEIERERGQLVDTMVDTHHQFHGKTVAIFGDPDHVIGMTEFVISLGMIPKFMLTGTPGKSFDKQIEAILEESGIDKETVKYKNAGDLFLFHQWIKNEPVDLIIGNSYGKYISRAEDTPLVRFGFPILDRIVHSYFPIVGYKGAMRLMEKISDALLERQDRDAADKDMELTM from the coding sequence ATGTTAGATTTTACACCAAAAGAGATAACAGAAAGAAAAGCCCTAACCATAAACCCGGCTAAAACTTGTCAGCCTATCGGAGCTATGTATGCATCACTTGGTATACATGGATGTATGCCTCACAGTCATGGTTCACAGGGATGTTGTTCATATCACAGGATGCATCTTACTAAACATTTTAGAGATCCTATTCCTGCGACTACAAGTTCATTTACAGAAGGAGCATCTGTATTTGGAGGAGGTTCCAACTTAAAAACAGCTCTTAAAAATATCTTTACAATTTATCAACCTGAGATAGTTGCAGTTCATACAACATGTCTTAGTGAGACTATAGGTGATGACCTTACTACTCTTATTCAAGAAGGAAAAGCACTTATTCCTGAAGGGAAGCATGTAATTCACACTAATACACCGAGTTATGTAGGATCTCACATCACAGGATTCTCAAACATGGTTAAATCTATAATAGATTACCTTGCAGAAGGAGAAGGAAAAGGAGCTAACGGTAAGATAAATATCATACCTGGTTTCGTTAATCCTGGAGATATGAAAGAAGTAAAAGATCTTCTTGGGAAGATGGATGTACCATTAACAATGCTTCCAGATACTACAGGAGTAGTAGATTCTCCAAATACTTCTAAATTTAAAATGTATCCAGATGGTGGAACGACAGTAGAAGAGATCAAAGACTGTGGAAATGCAAAGGCTACAATTGCATTGGGAAGTTTTGCATCTGAAGCTGGAGCAACTGGACTAGAAAAAAAATGCGGTGTACCTTCTTTAACTCTTAAAATGCCTTTAGGAGTAAAGGCTACAGATGAGTTCTTGATGGAAGTTACAAAACTTACAGGGAAACCTGTTTCTGCAGAAATAGAAAGAGAAAGAGGACAACTTGTAGATACTATGGTTGATACTCATCATCAGTTCCACGGTAAGACAGTTGCTATATTTGGAGATCCTGACCATGTTATAGGTATGACAGAATTTGTAATCAGTCTTGGGATGATTCCTAAATTCATGCTTACAGGAACACCTGGAAAATCTTTTGATAAGCAGATAGAAGCAATACTTGAAGAATCTGGAATCGATAAAGAAACAGTCAAGTATAAGAACGCAGGAGATTTATTCCTTTTCCATCAATGGATAAAGAACGAACCTGTTGACTTGATTATCGGAAACAGTTATGGGAAGTATATTTCCAGAGCAGAGGATACTCCTCTAGTAAGATTTGGATTCCCTATACTAGACAGAATTGTTCATTCTTATTTCCCAATTGTCGGATATAAAGGTGCAATGAGACTTATGGAAAAAATAAGCGATGCCTTACTTGAGAGACAAGACAGAGATGCAGCAGACAAAGATATGGAATTAACAATGTAA
- the nifD gene encoding nitrogenase molybdenum-iron protein alpha chain yields MALEDKVKGMLEEYPAKTMKNRRKHIFVKDSLLGDQEIEADTRTVPGIMTNRGCCYAGCKGVVIGPLKDMVHIVHGPIGCSYYAWGTRRNKAEAEDDGKNYLNYCFSTDMQESDIVFGGESKLEKACEEAFEIFNPNAMTISSTCPVGLIGDDVHAVARRMQAKLGITVFAMSCEGYKGVSQSGGHHIANNSLMQHVIGKGEKEISGYKVNILGEYNIGGDGWEIGRILDKIGYTVITIMTGDGSYETMKDAHKADLNLVQCHRSINYVANMLETKYGTPWLKVNFIGFSATIEALRNMAKFFDNEELTAKTEQVIKEEMAEIKDEIAKYKAQCEGKTAFLFVGASRAHHYQNLLAEIGIETLAAGYEFAHRDDYEGRKVIPNIKSNADNKNIENITVEKDEKNYKLYLTPEKYEKLKKEMPLGDYKGMIHDMKDGTILVDDLNHYETEEMIRFLKPDLFCSGVKDKYVAHKMGVVAKQLHSYDYSGPYAGFKGAVIFARDVAAGLTTPTWSYITPPWDKSPTLEGELGGEAAC; encoded by the coding sequence ATGGCATTAGAAGATAAAGTCAAAGGCATGCTGGAAGAATACCCGGCAAAGACCATGAAAAACAGAAGAAAACATATTTTCGTAAAAGATTCCCTATTGGGAGATCAGGAGATAGAAGCAGATACAAGAACAGTACCTGGAATAATGACAAACAGAGGTTGTTGTTATGCCGGATGTAAAGGGGTTGTAATCGGACCTTTAAAAGATATGGTACATATAGTTCACGGACCTATAGGATGTTCTTATTATGCTTGGGGAACAAGAAGAAATAAAGCCGAAGCAGAAGACGATGGTAAAAATTATCTTAATTACTGCTTCTCAACAGATATGCAGGAAAGTGACATAGTCTTTGGAGGAGAATCAAAGCTTGAAAAGGCCTGTGAAGAAGCTTTTGAAATCTTCAATCCAAACGCAATGACAATATCGTCAACATGTCCAGTGGGACTTATAGGAGATGATGTTCATGCAGTGGCAAGAAGAATGCAGGCAAAATTAGGAATAACAGTTTTCGCAATGAGTTGTGAAGGATATAAAGGAGTCAGCCAATCTGGAGGTCACCATATTGCAAATAACTCATTAATGCAGCATGTAATTGGTAAAGGGGAAAAAGAGATAAGCGGTTACAAAGTAAATATATTAGGGGAATATAATATAGGTGGAGACGGTTGGGAAATCGGAAGAATCCTGGACAAGATAGGATATACCGTTATTACGATAATGACTGGTGACGGAAGTTACGAAACTATGAAGGATGCTCACAAGGCAGATCTTAACTTAGTACAATGTCATAGATCTATAAACTACGTGGCAAACATGCTTGAAACTAAGTATGGTACACCATGGCTAAAAGTTAACTTTATAGGATTTAGTGCAACAATAGAAGCCCTAAGAAATATGGCTAAATTCTTTGATAATGAAGAACTTACTGCTAAGACTGAGCAGGTTATAAAAGAAGAGATGGCAGAGATAAAGGATGAAATTGCAAAATATAAAGCTCAGTGTGAAGGAAAGACAGCTTTCTTATTTGTAGGAGCTTCAAGAGCACATCACTACCAAAATCTATTAGCTGAGATTGGTATAGAAACATTGGCTGCAGGATATGAATTTGCTCACAGAGATGACTATGAAGGTAGAAAAGTAATACCTAACATAAAATCAAATGCAGATAACAAAAATATAGAGAATATCACAGTGGAAAAAGATGAAAAGAACTATAAGTTATATCTTACTCCTGAAAAATATGAAAAACTTAAAAAAGAAATGCCATTGGGAGACTACAAAGGTATGATACACGATATGAAAGATGGAACTATATTAGTTGATGACTTGAACCACTATGAGACTGAAGAGATGATAAGATTCCTGAAGCCAGATCTATTCTGTTCTGGAGTTAAGGATAAATATGTAGCTCATAAAATGGGAGTAGTAGCTAAGCAACTTCACTCATATGACTACAGTGGACCTTATGCAGGATTTAAAGGGGCGGTAATTTTTGCAAGGGATGTAGCGGCAGGTCTTACTACACCTACATGGAGTTATATCACTCCACCTTGGGATAAATCCCCTACTTTAGAAGGAGAATTAGGAGGTGAAGCAGCATGTTAG
- a CDS encoding P-II family nitrogen regulator, which produces MKEVMAVIRRDMINQTKKALSLAGIDSITASPVKGRGKKQVGFELCKNITSQDDVTPAIADAVSEGHRLINKRILTIVVPSDKVKIVVDTIISVNKTGNPGDGKIFVMPVEESYRIRTGESGEGTI; this is translated from the coding sequence ATGAAAGAAGTTATGGCAGTAATTAGAAGAGATATGATTAACCAGACAAAGAAAGCTCTATCGCTGGCCGGAATTGATTCTATAACAGCTAGTCCTGTAAAGGGAAGAGGTAAAAAGCAGGTTGGATTTGAACTTTGCAAAAACATCACATCACAGGATGATGTAACTCCTGCAATAGCAGATGCTGTTTCAGAAGGTCATAGACTTATAAATAAAAGAATTTTAACTATAGTTGTACCTTCAGATAAGGTAAAAATAGTTGTAGATACAATAATAAGCGTAAATAAGACTGGAAATCCAGGAGACGGAAAAATATTCGTAATGCCTGTAGAAGAGTCATACAGAATAAGAACGGGAGAATCCGGAGAGGGAACAATTTAA
- a CDS encoding P-II family nitrogen regulator has protein sequence MKLIRAIVRPEKVVEVLSELNDAGFPAVTKIEVAGRGKQRGVKVGDVHYDQLPKEMIMMVVKDEIDKADAISIIMKIAKTGQAGAFGDGKIFVSDVEEAYTISSGSSAL, from the coding sequence ATGAAACTAATAAGAGCAATAGTTAGACCTGAAAAGGTGGTTGAAGTATTATCTGAACTTAATGATGCAGGATTTCCAGCTGTTACAAAGATAGAGGTAGCAGGTAGAGGAAAACAAAGAGGAGTAAAAGTAGGAGATGTACATTATGACCAGCTGCCAAAAGAGATGATAATGATGGTTGTAAAAGATGAGATTGATAAGGCAGATGCTATCAGTATAATCATGAAAATAGCAAAAACAGGACAGGCTGGAGCCTTTGGTGACGGTAAAATATTTGTGAGTGATGTAGAAGAAGCTTATACAATAAGCAGCGGATCCAGTGCTCTTTAA
- the nifH gene encoding nitrogenase iron protein: MAEEKKLRQLAIYGKGGIGKSTTTQNTVGALMEMGKKIMVVGCDPKADSTRLLLGGLAQKTVLDTLREEGEDIDLEDILKDGFKGVKCVESGGPEPGVGCAGRGIITSISMLEQLGAYTPDLDYVFYDVLGDVVCGGFAMPIREGKAEEVYIVASGEYMALYAANNIAKSIAKYGKQGKTRLGGIICNSRKVDKELELLTEFAGKLGSQMIHFVPRDNVVQRAEIHKDVVVNYESDCTQADEYRALAKNIDDNEMLVIPTPLTIDELEKLMMDYGFMEV; this comes from the coding sequence ATGGCAGAAGAAAAAAAACTAAGACAGCTGGCTATCTATGGTAAAGGTGGAATCGGTAAATCAACAACAACTCAAAACACAGTTGGAGCATTAATGGAAATGGGGAAAAAGATCATGGTAGTAGGATGTGACCCTAAGGCAGATTCGACTAGACTACTTCTTGGAGGACTTGCACAAAAGACAGTTCTAGACACACTTAGAGAAGAGGGAGAAGACATTGATTTGGAAGATATCCTAAAAGACGGATTCAAAGGTGTTAAATGTGTTGAATCAGGAGGTCCTGAGCCAGGTGTAGGATGTGCAGGAAGAGGAATCATCACTTCAATCTCGATGCTTGAGCAACTAGGAGCATATACTCCAGACCTTGACTATGTTTTCTATGATGTACTTGGAGACGTTGTATGTGGTGGATTCGCTATGCCGATCAGAGAAGGTAAGGCAGAAGAAGTATATATCGTTGCTTCAGGGGAATACATGGCACTATATGCTGCAAACAATATCGCAAAGTCAATCGCAAAATATGGTAAACAGGGTAAAACAAGACTTGGTGGAATCATATGTAACTCAAGAAAAGTTGATAAAGAGTTAGAACTTCTTACTGAGTTTGCAGGAAAATTGGGAAGTCAAATGATTCACTTTGTACCAAGAGACAACGTAGTACAGAGAGCAGAAATCCATAAGGATGTAGTAGTTAACTATGAGTCTGATTGTACACAAGCTGATGAGTACAGAGCTCTTGCAAAAAATATCGACGACAATGAGATGCTTGTAATACCTACACCGCTTACTATAGATGAGCTAGAAAAGCTTATGATGGATTACGGATTTATGGAAGTATAA